The sequence tcctcgtccacctcctcctcctcctcctcctcctcctcctcctcctcctcctcctcctcctcctcctcctcctcctcctcctcctgttccccaccacccctgccgagaggtgagtgtatgtacgtgtgtgtgtgtgtgtgtgtgtgtgtgtgtgtgtagtaataatagtaatgctatgtacatatataaatactgttaatattattgataaaaaatattgatgatgatgatgatgatgattcagtggtgattatgaaaatgtgcattacaatatagggtagatattattgttattacctgtgtgtgtgtgtgtgtgtgtgtgtgtgtgtgtgtgtgtgtgtgtgtgtgtgtgtgtgtgtgtgtgtgtgtgtgaggaataattgaataattgaataattgatgctctctcctttgctattcattatatacatggacagatgcctgaaggaagtgtgtgtaagggaggataaagagatcatgctggcctatgcagacgatgtcgctgtcgtgacaggaagccaacaagatcttcaagaggccatgacaagatggaatgatgttttaaatagggaaggaatgagaatgaacaaacaaaaaacttatttactagtggacaagcaacaagtgatggtgtggctctgagccactgtagtagggatgttatggtttaagtgtaggaagttgcaaatgctcacctaacaattgcaccttagtagaaaaacacaaacaggaagtttatgcaagtttttatccttatataaaatgttgtattgcatcaaacctccatacattactgtctctatccagtatgagaccggtgttcaggaagcacaagcatgtgctgaataacaagaagccggcattggtgaaggtgacaacatttcatctatttatacatactttttattattaaagcttatcttataattatttctgaagagattgactaatttttgtagtatttatgacttagaactatgataaagctatgaattgatataattcctgatttgttttatcttttcattatccttcctttgttaattgagcattttatattacttagcttaaaaatgcaagaacggttcagaagtatccaaccttgggctaagggccaaaattatggtatcattcaaaatgtccttcaaagaaagccctctgtaatccaacacacttagcccattaatccttccatttctcatcaatttgttcaacattcatatttttcccttatagggttgaacaattttcatgggttcagagcaaaaggcttcctcattcctccccaaggtattctcggatggtaagcaggtttgactctggagcaaacctgaccaagggctactgcccaaggctacagaggttcctctccctgaggctgaatgcaccatgtgagatggttctgttatgtggatgaatgtcatggtggatagcagtgccaccacattcctacaatcatccatcactccactgctcaaacgcttctgcaaccaatgataggtatgctgccacattctgcatggtctccttggctctcagataaggatactgtcaacaggtttgggattgccaaaaaatcataaggagctatgtctgaaaagtccagagagagagagagagagaaagaatgagcaagagaaagagtaggatgaagcaaaggaagagtcaagagggaggaagagagagtaggacaagaaaaacagaacaaataaatcccctacacgtcttgtctccattcacacaagccatgaaaagcttgtccatccctgagtgctcagaagcagtgttccactgatgatgtggaaacttgagacacccaatcatttaatgggctttagtaggttttgtcaccagtcttctgtgtgtcactgactacattttgaaatttttatctgttctatttaattttgtgtgtatgtacacaatgtttatggtcaataaactatttataaaactatttatctgtgtgagtaagataaaagcagttattgttattattattattattattattattattattattattattattattattattacacattttcctccttgtatttaaatattattattattattattattattattattattattattatcatgaattgttcttgtttataaataaaatactgtaactgattattattttttttatcattcatttagactctctctctctctctctctctctctctctctctctctctctctctctctctctctctctctctctctctctctctctctcgaataaaatgactggtgaggaactctaataattaaagtgctaaaaaatccattaaactacgagaaataagacaaataattaatgacacacctaataacacaaacaaggagtaataaacaaaacttaagccagaaaacacgaaaagataaaactatcatataaagaaatacgaagttaaaaaaaaaatcatgaatatcaaataaataactcacatataatcaataaacacgtaaggaacagtaaataaacaattaagccattcattgcaagggccacagtcagaaagtgaaaaaaaaaaaatgcttagttaaataccgaggctaaataaaacaaggaattagacaaatgacaaataattaataaatacataaggaataatgaataaacaaaaattaagccaggaagactattataattattgcaaggagacgatatgtatgtatgtattgtatgtaattcgaggttaaaatggctcaaatctgacccaacagcaggccataagtgaaggtgttcctcaaggcagggaagggggagcaatgaatagggaggggctataaactattggggggatattaattaatgacgcatccagtttagcgtgtgtgtatatttcgcgttgtgataatttaaaggttttctcgcgtttttatctttatttatttattgattttatttatttattttatttttttggcaggtgttatatttgttgagtgttttaagtaactgtggctcattgcatcaaaactccattcattaccttcgtgggaaggttcaatttggcaaggttttatttcgcattttgggttttgtagtaaattatgcattttctcatatttttctttgctggtattgtcccttccacgccatatatgactggaaagttgggggcgccttcccccccaccctccactgctacgtttttttttcttaatcagtcagtcaaccaatcaatcaatcccttcatgaatcatacccatttccaggtgtcacccccacccatagatctctcattctgtcatgtatgaacaagtgctaagggcaagctgaacaagtacaaagggcaagccagctgtctcttttaatattcttgcctgaaataacattacaaatgagggtctattaatcatccattaaataatccatttttattgctttctcattcttcttgctctgtgtattgttaaattggatggttatatcattgtcccttcctgtgttttagtgtgccattacctgtcctctcttccagctgatatttagtttgtactaaaatagactggcataactttacaatttatacacaaataacaacataaaccaataatgcattgatattatgcatgataggagtggacatttccactctacatcattaatgaatgcatgatgagacgcacactattacaaagctaatgagttcaatacaaacactcaataacaatttcaataactttattaaaaatagcaatctttataaatcatgaaaccaacatcaaatgcacaataatgcaaacactttttacacacacactctttaatgatatttcctaatatacagtataattccaaacagagagagagagagagagagagagagagagagagagagagagagagagagagagagagagagagagagagagagagagagagagagagagagagagagagagagagagagagagagagagagagagagagagagagagagagagtgatgaactacctggggtcataaatgcaaagtacaggtatcagtcaggcaaagcatagtgcttgcctgtctcatatggaatgtaaaaacatggcttcatatcattccagacctgggattatggccaaaagttaccaagcagtgctgagcaaaatccagtagagtaatattcagtatcattgaattactgacaaagtaaagatcattatgtgcaatgatactcactacctaggagcatttcaggttactaccaagagtctgaccatgctggcagggatggttaggctacaacacattacatacttctccattcaaatcagtcagctgattaaatggtgagttaaaccattttgatcatctaaatcatattaaggcattggatgagacctggacagcttgggtcaacaccatacataggtactccactactctgtgggagacacttgattgtggcaagagtcatcacaataccaaacaccatccttgacaaagcacagcatggcccactcatccacaggaacccagccatctctaaggagcaaattaatgctgcccagtgtcactcctcatcacttttagggaataagaagtagatcccaccccagcaccatctttacatagaatataatacagaggatagagaaggaatacaaacagggcacatggtatggtatagaacaccaaccctcacttttGGAAAACCCCAGCCACTCAGTAGGAGACCAGCCAGTCACCATGGCTATCACCTGGggattcttaggaacaggtgttaggtatagaatgagagatagagaaaactcCCAATACATTTCAAGTCTATACGCAAGTCTccatagatagacaaaaaagtgttcatgaattaaacacaatattgtaagttttaaatgttatgtggtaccttagatagatggacaggtcacttgagaagagaaaataagaaatgtcttaggaagagtattttgtcatatgtatgaatatatatgactgtatgacatagatgactggtgaagtagattttgtcccttatcagagtggttgtgtagctgaaacaaattaatgattatCAAAACAGAGACACATTTGAGCTGATTGGTGAATTACAGTTTCAGAGTGGCTACGGAATACACTGGGATGATACAACTAGTGCATGGAATAcagtagatgaaaaaatactgtggggaggaatgtaaagcagtaaaatatgcaaaaagaaagaaagaaagaaagaaagaaagaaagagagagagagagagagagagagagagagagagagagagagagagagagagagagagagagagagagagagagagagagagagagagagagagagagagagagagagagagagagagagagagagagagagagagagagagagagagagagagagagagagagaatgatgtgacatgacatctttaagtacaaatgagtatatagtaaccatacactgatacttgtccccttatacagtgataagtttacccaaacacaatggacacggatggaacttttggaggctaaagtgctccaggtgactggtggactccatttcattgcggaggtccaggattctctgcacagttgggcttttggtgtcagtgggaagtggtggcagtgtggcagcagtaacagttttggtctttctatgggcaagttctgtaggattcatattctgcctcctcatgagggacatcagtgtgaagggtcaacagagcatcaattccctcctcaggcaaagaatgatggatgcaattttctgtttcttgttgttgctccaccTTTTCAGAGTGCTTGAGGCGCTCGTCAGCCACCTTTCCACTGCTGGTGGGTGTCTCAGACTCACTGGTTCCTGTTCCACATCAAGAGTGTTAGCAGATGCCActtgtatttcatctacttagtacattacatcattacataaataactggtgttatctgatattaaagtgctaatgagcaacatgccacagaaatctgtttatttcaagaaaattatgaagataataataatgtttcgttgcacttcataagatggctcagtttttactactcaccaacactgctaaagatagcaactggactcttaaggacgctgcttatcttctcgagctgctgaaggtcatgatctgcttccttttcctgcaccagctttgatatcaaatcctgcaggaaacaactgtgttaattcacattttgaataaatctaatagatgaaatttcacttacaacaccttatgtgtctctggtgactcatggaggacagatacatcacctgagagtaaatggtcagtgaagaagttgacccttgatcctggctaatcacattaagtacattaaacactcctgttaactaataaatgagggatagatttctctggaaggttacattacactacttccctggcatttgaaaacattttgctctacatgaactcatatggaagctttactgcaacattaaatctcagctagatgccagatggtgtagcctccatcacagagcaaggtaatgatatgaaggcttagtactttggtcaacacctgaataagaaccgtttgagatgcagcagagatcactaacctgccagcaattgaataagaagtgtgtgagatgcagcagagatcactaacctgccagcaattgaataagaagtgtgtgagatgcagcagaaatcactaatctgccatgacatgaataagaagtgtgtgagatgcaaaagagagcactaacctgcagagtggttttgcttcatttcctctcattcatgatggaggctggcaaggtctaactcgcgttctcgagcttgttgcttcatcactcctcgctgcaactggtagatggtgatgtagtcacctgaagaaggataaaattcttcattaaaagaccaaggaaatggcatacagtaaacagtaaacacttcctccacttcacttttacagatgattcaaatgagcaaaaaacatgcactcaccgatggactctgtctcctcatgcactacagcatgctcaagctgctacttcctgtcactcagctcagccacctccttcatgctgcaagttaacctgctctccaggaccctgtgagcctcctgcagttgttgcagcttctgttaaagctcagttcctcccaatcctgttgtttctcctgataaaacaataagtttgtttctctcaacttttcttaatacagcctcaataaacaaatccaataacaatgcttttattttgttattaattcaaaaaattgagcaacagtgaggaaaaattatttgctttattattagagaatataaactttcttaccttttggttcagttatgacatcttcagacaacttttcatgagcaagagattctcccagcagtttgttatacttatccctctcacagtctagctgaacctgaagactgctgcactcactctccaacctgctaacctcagatgtcagtgtagccacttgacccagcaatttccccttggtatctgtacctggaggtgaaaaattgatgcaacagagggccagacaagaatgaccaatggaagtaattagacgtaatgtaagaagtgggtataagactaagggaaatagaagggcaatggagagagggttagatgcaccagaaatgtctgtggagccaggaaaaattttaacttgtaacagagataactaagagcaactgtgaatgaataaatgtgatgtaGCCTCATCCcatgactgggaaaatgcaaaagcagcacctcagacaccaggaccatgatgactggcagctcccaaaattagctgctggcttttgtactcctagtcaccacaggaggctcatccacagctaatcctatcagctgatcatcttgggtgaagtaattgtttatcagtctggctgttgagtcctgatgcagagatgtgtgtgtgtgtgtgtgtgtgtgtgtgtgtgtgtgtgtgtgtgtgtgtgtgtgtgtgtgtgtgtgtgtgtgtgtgtgtgtgtgtgtgtgtgcactttggaaagcctcc comes from Scylla paramamosain isolate STU-SP2022 unplaced genomic scaffold, ASM3559412v1 Contig138, whole genome shotgun sequence and encodes:
- the LOC135099501 gene encoding uncharacterized protein LOC135099501 isoform X2, translating into MSSCENSEAKCTDTKGKLLGQVATLTSEVSRLESECSSLQVQLDCERDKYNKLLGESLAHEKLSEDVITEPKGETTGLGGTEL